Proteins encoded in a region of the Zea mays cultivar B73 chromosome 2, Zm-B73-REFERENCE-NAM-5.0, whole genome shotgun sequence genome:
- the LOC103646367 gene encoding uncharacterized protein has product MAVLCPTQVVGEIETLPFLRHPWGQNNRGLFSRTLEAAASKPLLKQLPPLNYCRHRQSHLKETRPLRWTWFNSRQHRCRSIVASDSSSTKEQKYTSRKQQAPLTEDVLPHLAKKLFADAASGNTGGSGSAST; this is encoded by the exons ATGGCTGTGCTGTGCCCAACCCAAG TTGTAGGCGAAATAGAGACACTCCCATTCCTTCGTCACCCATGGGGTCAAAATAATCGTGGCTTGTTCTCTCGCACGCTAGAAGCAGCAGCGTCGAAACCACTCCTCAAACAGCTACCACCTTTGAATTATTGCCGACATCGTCAATCGCACCTTAAGGAGACGCGTCCATTGAGATGGACATG GTTCAATTCAAGGCAGCACCGGTGCCGCTCCATAGTAGCAAGTGACTCCTCATCGACCAAGGAACAGAAGTATACTTCCAGgaagcagcaagcaccactgacTGAA GACGTCCTCCCTCACCTTGCGAAGAAGTTGTTCGCCGATGCAGCCAGTGGGAACACCGGAGGTTCAGGCAGTGCATCGACCTAA